Below is a genomic region from Trichoderma asperellum chromosome 2, complete sequence.
GATGCGCGCATAGAGTTTGACTTGCAGCCCGGGTTCTCTGCTAGCACAGGAAATGTTATTGCGTACATGACTGAGAATCTAAACATGACATCTGGTCTTCTGAAGCGAATCAATGAGCTCGGAGGGGTTGACGTGTTTGACGCTTCAAGGGTTGAAAAGATTACTCTTGGAGAAGAATCCGAAGAGATGGATCTCAGAGAGTGGCCTATCGTGCATTTGCAGAGCGGCAAGTCTCTAGCAGCACGACTTCTCGTGGGAGCCGACGGCGCCAATAGCCCCGTGCGATCTTTTGCTCGCATTGAGAGTCGAGGATGGGACTATAACAGACATGGACTTGTCGCAACACTCGAGCTAGAAGGGGATGGATGGGGAGGCGAATATCACAAGACCGCATACCAGCGATTCCTTCCGACTGGCCCGGTTGCCATGCTTCCGCTACCTGGAAAATACGCAACTTTAGTCTGGTCAACGACGCCCGAGAATGCCGCCCTGTTGAAAAAGCTACCTGCCAAGGACTTCATTGCTCTGGTTAATGCAGCGTTTCGACTCAGTCCCGTTGACTTGGCTTACATGCACACTCAGGCCACgggtcaagaagaagagcttgcATGGCGAACGCAGCACACACCTTTTGACTCCAGATCAATCCCCCAGCTTGCGGTTGGTGTTCAAGAGGGCAGCATTGCATCATTCCCTTTGAAGTTGCGACATGCAGACACTTACATTGGTGAACGTATTGCTCTTGTTGGAGATGCAGCGCATACTGTCCATCCCCTCGCAGGACAGGGCCTGAACCAGGGACAAGGAGATATTCAGAGTTTGGTCAAGGCGATTGAGTATGCCGTTGCCCACGGCCAGGATTTGGGAACGCAAATGTCTCTCGAGTCATACAACAGCGAGAGATATGCTGCAAACCACGTCTTGATGGGAGTGTGTGATAAGCTTCATAAGCTGTATTCCGTGGGAAGTGGGCCTTTGATTCCCCTGCGGTCGCTTGGCTTAAAGGCTGCCAACGCTCTGGGGCCATTGAAGAATTTCTTCATGGAACAGGCTTCTGGTCGGGGACTGAAGGTTTGATTGTCTGCAGCTCTAGCTGTATAGAAATTGTCTTTCCCGACCCACCTAGATTTCTACCCTTCACCCCCTATGAGTAGCTAAATAACCCACCTGTATCAATATAATATGAATAGAGCATTCAGAAATCGCGCATTCACCACTTTTAAAAAATGACTTGAGGGGCCACCGGACATGAACTTAACGAAATTCTGGAGAGTATTTACGAAGTTCTCCCAGTCAGCTATGGCTACAGACAAAGAAAACGTAATTCTAATATTTTTGCCTTCCACCCCATTCCTTTTACCTGTCAACCTCACCTGTACATCCAAGTTAGTAGATTTCTCAATATATAGTTCTGTTTCATGTTGATGATACGTACCAAACACAAGATCCATAGTACCAATTACAGCGACCGCATCAGCCAACAAGTGACCCTTGGCGACGTGGTCGAAACCACCCAAGTGAGCAAAGCCAGGAGCGCGGATGTGGCATCTGTAAGGGCGCTCACTGCCGTCGCTGACCACGTAGACTCCCATCTCACCCTTGGGGGCCTCGATAGCAGAGTAAGTCTCTCCAGGAGGCACGGCGTATCCCTTGGTGTAAAGCAGGAAGTGGTGGATCAGAGCCTCCATGTTCTCCTTCATGGCAGATCGGGGAGGAGGTGAAATCTTGTAGTCCTCGACACGGACGGGGCCGGCGGGCATCTGGTTCAGGCACTGGTGGATGATGCGCAGTGACTGTCTGAACTCCTCCATTCTGCACAGGTATCGGTCGTAGCAGTCACCGTTGGTGCCAACAGGGACATCGAACTCGACCTTGTCGTAGGCGTCATATGGCTGGTTCTTTCGAACATCAAAAGGAATGCCAGAGCCACGGAGCATGACACCAGTAAAAGAAAGGTTcagagcatcagcagcagagacaacACCAACGCCCCTCAGACGCTCAATCCAGATACGGTTATCAGTAAGCATCTCCTCAGTCTCGTCAATGCGGTCTCCGAACTGGGTAGCCCACTGGTAGATATCATCCAGCAGTCCAATGGGGATATCCTGGTGAACACCTCCAGGACGAACGTAGGCGGCGTGAAGACGAGCACCAGAGACACGCTCATAGAATTCCTATCCAAAGTCAATTAGCCATACCACCCAATTTACGATTTTCTGCTATCAAATTGAGCTAATCGCATACCATGAGCTTTTCTCGCTCCTCGAAACCCCACAGGAAAGGTGTCAAAGCACCAACGTCCATGGCGTGTGATAGGACGGACATCAGGTGGTTCAAGACACGGGTGATTTCGCCAAAGAGAGTTCGGATGTACTTGGCACGGTCGGGGATCTCAATGTTCAGAAGCTTCTCGACGGCAAGGGCAAAGCATTGTTCGTTTGTCATCATGGAGACATAGTCCAAACGGTCGAAGTATGGCAGAGCTTGAAGATAGGTCTTGTACTCGATCAACTTTTCCGTTCCTCGGTGCAGCAGACCGACGTGAGGATCGGCCCGAATGATTTCTTCACCGCTGAGCTCGAGAATCAATCGCAACACACCGTGGGCGGCAGGATGCTGGGGTCCGAAGTTGACAGTGTAGTGTCTGACTTTGCGATCCTCCACGCTGTTTTCGCGCGGCTTttgggcggcggcgctctCGGACTTGGAAGGGAAGCCGTAGGGGTCGCCGGTCAGGTTGAAATGCTCGTCCGTGGGAATAATTCGCGTGCCAGTCTGCTCTTGGCTCGAATACCGTCGGAAAGCAGATGCTGTGAAGGGTCGAGTGGCAAGAGATGTTGTCGCAGGCCGCAGGCATAATCGCCTGGCGCCGGTGCCAACGAGTCTGTGGAGGGATGAGGCCATTGCGGAGGAGCGGCGAGGGCCGGTCGGAAGAGCTTCAAATGCCCAGTAGAGCCTCTAGCCCGAGATCAATGGCTGGTTAGACTGACGATGCTCGCTTTCGGAGTCGTGGCCGTCATGCCTCTCGGAACTGAAGAAACGGGGAAGCTCGCAGGTTCCGTGATGGTGGGGCGCCGGGATATCATTTTTGCGCCATAGCTGGAGCGATTTTGCCAATTGCGGGCTGCTGATTGGACTGCGCGCTGGCGCATCTCATTTATTTACACAAGTACCTGTCAATGAAGCATCAAAGGGACTGAATTGCATGCATTATGGAAACTGTGCAGCGAGGCTTGATGAGAATTTCGAATTTCTTTAGCATTCTGACGTTTCTGCTAGAGAGGCGGATTTGGCATTGTACCATCATTGCATACATGTTTCGCAGCCCAATCACCCTACCAAATCTGTGTTTTATAAGTGCATGTACCTGCATGTAGCTACATACTGCCGGCGTCATGAATAGCTTTCACAGATCACCTTGTTTCTGAGGAAAAACCTATTTTAAGGGTAAGGGACCATAGTAGTGATTCCTTTGTGTATCAGCGGTAGAAGAAAGCGTTCAACCTTCTCGTTATTTGTAGTTGGCATGTGAATTGTACATGTACGTTACAGAAAAGTTGGGGATACATTTGGAACCTTGCAGATTCTGTCACACCTTGGTCACAAGACAACTCATCTTGGTGAAACACAACTTTGAATTGAGTTGTTTGTTGATCTATTAATATCCTTATAAATTCATTGGATATCATAAAACTATCATTAAGGCTGCTCATAAACTCACCGGTTTCCGAGACGCTCACTTGAACGTAAGATGGTCGAGAGACGAGAACTGTTCAACTCAATATGCATTAAGCCAATATTTGAATCaataaagattatttttttaaaataattgtAAACTCTTCTCAGAAAGAAAGcacttattaaaagaattgcAGTGGAAAAGTTGAGTCACGCACTACTTCGCTACTAGTCGGAATCGGCGATACTATGCGCGTGTATGTAAGTGAGTCACATCCATGGAGCCTTCAAATTATAAATAACCACTTGTCAACAATCTTTTGAATATTGGCATGACAAGTAAAAGTTTTCGGCTATTATATCCATCTAAACTGGCTACCAAGGATCAGCCTCTTGGAAGTTGTCACAATGCCGAGAAAAGAAGTAAATCGAATCCTCTCATCGTCATGCCCGCCGAGCAGCGATCCAGGAACCGTATTGGTCGAAACTGAAAGACTCATTATACGGCGATACCTATTATCAGATGCTCCAGCTCTGGCAATGGCTGCAAACCACGAAGAAGTTGCAACTTACATGAGCGATCGCTTCGCCAGCCCGTATACCGTTGCCGACGCTGAGAATTTCATTCAACAAACCtttcatgatgatgatacagCAGCATACCCACACTCATCAGCCATCGTCTTGAAGCCAGGATTTCCAGGCAACCCCTCCGCTACTGAACCACTTATCATTGGCGGCATTGGAACACACCATTTAACCGACATATTCTACCGAACGTGGGATCTGGGTTACTACCTTTCTCCGACAGTGTGGCGCCAAGGCTACGGAACTGAAGCGCTAAACGCATTCACAAGATGGGTGTTTGTCACCTGGCCATTATTGAACCGCATACAGGCTCGTACATATGAGAACAACATAGCAAGCCAAAAGTTGTTACAGAAATGCGGTTTCGTGATAGAgggaagggggagaggggtTGTTGAAAAGAATGGAAAGCTCATGGGCGATGTTGCGTTTGGTCTCGTAAGAGATGATTTAAAGTGAGAAGAGCTCCTAAAGTCTCATAGTTTTGTTTTGGAATTACAAATGTCTGCGGTTCTTTTATCATTACCTTGGGTGTCAGCTGTCTAAAAAATCCATCAAATGCCTTCGCGTCTCTATCGTGGAATAGTAGACCAACCCATTGAATATCGCCCTCTTCTATTTCCTAGATCCTTTATACAATATAAATATCCGTTAAATCGAGTGTTCCCAGCTACTTTCCCCCTGATATGTATCTATATCCTTGTTTAGCGCTATATCACCACTGGACGCAAACAAATCCGCCCAGAAAGGGTCGTTGAAATCGAATCCTGCGTGCTGTACGCCTGAAGTTTGTGTTAAATCTTCAGCCCGTAATCGAGACAGTTGATTGGCATGTTCTTCCTTGTCACAGTGTTCTTGGTCAATCGAAACAAGCAGCGGCGGCCCATAAATATATTGCGGCAAAGCAGCTGGAGGATAGTCGAAATGAAGAACCTTATCGATCTCGAATGGGGCGTTTGGTACTTCTAGATTGAATTCTGATACTGCAGGCACCTGCAGGCCTTGTGCTGTCATAAATTTGTCTTCCACGCCGCCACCCCGTTTGTCACCACGTGTTGCTTCCCGGGTTTGGTAGAGAGCTGAATTGAAGATGTTCAAACGACCATCAATAATTCCCTTTAAAAAGGGCCACTGTATCAAATCAGCTGCCTCTGCTATATTAGACAAGCTATTTGTTGTCCCATATTGGCGACCGTTGACAGTAGCGGAATTCTTCTGAAGGCCCATAGTCCGCTGCTTGCTGTTATTTCCTTGAGAAAGCTCATAGTCGCTTTTCAACCTCATCTTTGTCCTTCGAAACAACAAGTAGTCGCCTTTGCTTTGTGCCCACCATGTTGGATATTCCTTAGCACTCTCAGCCCACAGCTGCATAGTTGAAAAAGCCAGATCTATTGCAATCCAAGAGCATTTGGTACATGTCCTGTATCTGCATCTTTGTCTTCTCAGAACACTTGGTACTGAGCAGCCACAAGCAGTGGTGTTCCAGTTCAGGCTCCAAACAGCGCCATCAAAAGGTTGAATTGTTGCAGAGTCGGTGTTAGTGAATGCATCACATGGTTCAATAATATACCATCCAATGGGTTGAATGCAATGGCTTTGGCAGCAATAAATCTCTTTCGCACCGCACATCTGAGTTCCAGAAGGAATTACGGTTTCgagaaggcaaaggcagAGATGTCGGAGAGATCCTTTCTTTTGTGCAAATGTTGCTTCAAACGTTCCTTTTGAGTGACTTAATAAATGTATTTCTTCATTGGCAGGCCCAGTAAGTCTAGTTTTTGGAATTGAGCGGACCATTGTTTCTATGTAAACATGACAATAAGGTACTAAATGCTTTTATGTCAAATGTGGTATTGCCGCTCTCTGCATTAAAAAACGAATTGCAGAAAAGTGAGTAGGAAAACAAACAGAGCGAAcaaaagaaatttttttttatgcgaTTCAGAGAAGCGGTCTGGAGTCGGTCAATACACTTCAATTATATGCGCTACGTTCTTGAATGGGATCAACCTGCTTTTTGTGCGACAGTGATTCATGCCATGTTGGGATTCACTCTTCTCGCAATAATTTCCACAAAGCCTATCGAATATAAACGAAATACGAGCTACGGCAAGTTTTCTTGTATTTATATCAATTCCGAATCCAATATGTCATTGTCTATTGTAGTATTCAAGTCTCCATTGTGAGGCTGGGATAATTAATCTAACCCCCTTAGATTTGCATAAACATCTTTCCGCTGCTTCAATTAAAGCGAGGTGAGAAAATTTAGGAAAGAGTTTCCTACATGACCATTATGGAACCTCATCAGTCACCAACTTCCCCATTCTGATCACTCGCTGAATCGATCGACGTTATCGGAACTGTGGTCTCTTGTATCGGCCACTTTTTATCGTTTCCCATTGATTGAGAGCCTTTCTCTACATCTAAATTTTCTTCTGGCTTTTAATCAGAGTTTTTCGAGGGCCTATTGACCTGTAAGCACGGATCAGGAAAGGAGACACACGGGAAGTAACATTGAGAGGAGTTCTTACGCTTGCCAAACCACCCCATATTTCTCATGACGTGCTGGGCCAAAGGCTGGAAACTCTCCTTTGATGAATGCAAACATAATGCCAGAGTCTAAACCATTAATTATCTGAACAGGAGTTAAAAGTAAGAGCAGAGTAGCAAGCAGCCACACGCCTGCGAGGAGACTGGGAATGGTTACAAGCACTTTCATCGACAGTGCTGAGGCATTGGGACTCCAGACAACGAAATCACCAGTGCCGATTAAGCCTTCGACCCAATTTGCCAATTTATCATCAGAATTGGGCGGATATAGTGTTGTATCAGTCAGCACATTGGAGGTAGCAATGAATGCAGCTTGAATAAGACGTGTTAAGTCATTTTGTATGCTGCTGGCGCCGGCATCAAAGGACTGGCCGACGGCGGTGGTTGTAGATAGTAGCGCTGATGGCCCAAGGTGTGTGGCTACATTTAAGATCATTGGTTGAGCGAGGTGAGCTGAAAAGATAAGTTGCACGCCCGGCGAAAGATCAAGACCAGGAAGTGAACTGTTATTGAGTCCCACGACCGTGCTGGTTTGGCCTTTATATGACCACACATTGTCTTCCCAACAGGATAATACAGGCCTCGCACTGCGTACTACATAGGCAGTATCAATAGTTGGGTTTGGAACCGGATCGGTGAGATACCATGGATCGGTACCCACGGTAAAGCTACTTCTTTGGGTAGAAGATATGAGCGCGACCCATGTGGTGTTGCTGGTCTCGAGGGTGCCTTTGATTGAGCTGTTGcctggaaagaaagaagcaacgGGTTCCCGACCATCATAAAGTGAAGCCGACTGGTTTGTATTGAAAATAGTGTACCAGTCAACATTATAGGAATCATCGACAGTCGTCTCCACGAAAAGTCGATAATCAGTAATGCAAGAGCCGTTGACACTCAACCTCAGCTCTGGGTATCTTTGCAGCCCAAAATCTGCTCCGGTAACATGATAACCGTAACTcatgctgatgatggactCGCCGTCGCGAGTTTCACCCAGTGTCTCCGGAGGAGTTATCATCACTCTCTGACCAATTATTTCCTTGGAAGAGCCGGTACTACCAACCGCTCGCAGGGCTGACGGGACTTCCAAGACATATTTTGCTGCGGTTGAAGGATTGCCATCTAGTTTTTTTGGAACATACACCGCATTCGGGTTGACTGGGGCTGTGTTGTTGAGAATAATTAGGGGAGGGACGATGATGGATAATGTGGTCTGCCCGATCCATGCTATGAGGACCAGGAAGAGGATACCAATCAACCAAAGGCGGATTTTGTCTGAGTCTGCTCTGGTGTACTTGAACGTTTCCATGAAAGAGCCAACAAGTCCGCCTCTATTGTTCCATAAAATCGGTACGAGCGGATGGAACGAATTGCTTTctccattcttctttctccgcCATTTTAAGAGATAGtataagaaaagagcaatgaTGATGGTCCAAAATTGGGCCATAAGAATCGTCAACATGACAGAATAGGCGGAGTTGAGCTGCTTGGCCACCCGAGCTGGGACGGCGAAGGCACTAATGGGTCCATGCTCGCCTGGAAAGCTGAATCGTTTCCAGAGCAGATACGTGTCCCGAGGCTGAGGAACTGTAGTAATGACCATGTTCAAACTCCAGCAATGAGTGTTTTCAAATACTAGTTGAAGCAAAAGACACAATGACTGGGGTGCAGCCAGAGAATGAACGGCTTGACTTTCTCCACCGATAGAGAGGCACCCTTTTCCTTAAGTTTGTTGCTGAGTGCGGCCCGAAATTCAATGCTCCAATCTAcgaaaaattaatattacaCATACTATATTTTGGTTGGTTCGCGCCGATGACCGTATGAGGCTGAATGGTTCAGGGTGTGGTAAACAAATGCGACGTATAGAAGCTGGTCATGCTGTTCAACTACAGCCGCAGCCACTAATGCTGCAATGTGTTGGAGAGCTATTGGCCTAGGTCTGGGATATATGCAGCTACTTCCATTTGATACTGGTATGGACGCCTAATGGAACCAGGATAGGGCCTGCAATGCTATTCACATCAATCAAGGTCTTTCCATTGGCCGCAATATGAAGAGGTACGCGGCCGATGCCCATGATTGTGTTCAATCCTACATGATTGTGCAATAATTGTAGCCCTGAAAAGATACT
It encodes:
- a CDS encoding uncharacterized protein (EggNog:ENOG41~TransMembrane:2 (i16-39o384-405i)), whose protein sequence is METFKYTRADSDKIRLWLIGILFLVLIAWIGQTTLSIIVPPLIILNNTAPVNPNAVYVPKKLDGNPSTAAKYVLEVPSALRAVGSTGSSKEIIGQRVMITPPETLGETRDGESIISMSYGYHVTGADFGLQRYPELRLSVNGSCITDYRLFVETTVDDSYNVDWYTIFNTNQSASLYDGREPVASFFPGNSSIKGTLETSNTTWVALISSTQRSSFTVGTDPWYLTDPVPNPTIDTAYVVRSARPVLSCWEDNVWSYKGQTSTVVGLNNSSLPGLDLSPGVQLIFSAHLAQPMILNVATHLGPSALLSTTTAVGQSFDAGASSIQNDLTRLIQAAFIATSNVLTDTTLYPPNSDDKLANWVEGLIGTGDFVVWSPNASALSMKVLVTIPSLLAGVWLLATLLLLLTPVQIINGLDSGIMFAFIKGEFPAFGPARHEKYGVVWQAPSKNSD
- a CDS encoding uncharacterized protein (EggNog:ENOG41); translation: MPRKEVNRILSSSCPPSSDPGTVLVETERLIIRRYLLSDAPALAMAANHEEVATYMSDRFASPYTVADAENFIQQTFHDDDTAAYPHSSAIVLKPGFPGNPSATEPLIIGGIGTHHLTDIFYRTWDLGYYLSPTVWRQGYGTEALNAFTRWVFVTWPLLNRIQARTYENNIASQKLLQKCGFVIEGRGRGVVEKNGKLMGDVAFGLVRDDLK
- a CDS encoding uncharacterized protein (BUSCO:EOG092D23WW) produces the protein MASSRALMASPRFVCRSCSRQARNSNPYRRSYATASSQPSSQDIYDVVCIGGGPAGLSLLTALRANPTTSRLRVALVEAQDLSKTASLSLPPTQFSNRCSSVTPTTAQYLNTIGAWRHMQRNRIQEFHEMQVWDGVTDARIEFDLQPGFSASTGNVIAYMTENLNMTSGLLKRINELGGVDVFDASRVEKITLGEESEEMDLREWPIVHLQSGKSLAARLLVGADGANSPVRSFARIESRGWDYNRHGLVATLELEGDGWGGEYHKTAYQRFLPTGPVAMLPLPGKYATLVWSTTPENAALLKKLPAKDFIALVNAAFRLSPVDLAYMHTQATGQEEELAWRTQHTPFDSRSIPQLAVGVQEGSIASFPLKLRHADTYIGERIALVGDAAHTVHPLAGQGLNQGQGDIQSLVKAIEYAVAHGQDLGTQMSLESYNSERYAANHVLMGVCDKLHKLYSVGSGPLIPLRSLGLKAANALGPLKNFFMEQASGRGLKV
- a CDS encoding uncharacterized protein (EggNog:ENOG41); translation: MQLWAESAKEYPTWWAQSKGDYLLFRRTKMRLKSDYELSQGNNSKQRTMGLQKNSATVNGRQYGTTNSLSNIAEAADLIQWPFLKGIIDGRLNIFNSALYQTREATRGDKRGGGVEDKFMTAQGLQVPAVSEFNLEVPNAPFEIDKVLHFDYPPAALPQYIYGPPLLVSIDQEHCDKEEHANQLSRLRAEDLTQTSGVQHAGFDFNDPFWADLFASSGDIALNKDIDTYQGESSWEHSI
- the NUO49 gene encoding NADH:ubiquinone oxidoreductase 49kD subunit gives rise to the protein MASSLHRLVGTGARRLCLRPATTSLATRPFTASAFRRYSSQEQTGTRIIPTDEHFNLTGDPYGFPSKSESAAAQKPRENSVEDRKVRHYTVNFGPQHPAAHGVLRLILELSGEEIIRADPHVGLLHRGTEKLIEYKTYLQALPYFDRLDYVSMMTNEQCFALAVEKLLNIEIPDRAKYIRTLFGEITRVLNHLMSVLSHAMDVGALTPFLWGFEEREKLMEFYERVSGARLHAAYVRPGGVHQDIPIGLLDDIYQWATQFGDRIDETEEMLTDNRIWIERLRGVGVVSAADALNLSFTGVMLRGSGIPFDVRKNQPYDAYDKVEFDVPVGTNGDCYDRYLCRMEEFRQSLRIIHQCLNQMPAGPVRVEDYKISPPPRSAMKENMEALIHHFLLYTKGYAVPPGETYSAIEAPKGEMGVYVVSDGSERPYRCHIRAPGFAHLGGFDHVAKGHLLADAVAVIGTMDLVFGEVDR